CCCCACAGTGGGGGCTCACTTTCTAGCCACTGCCTCCCCCTGGCATCCCCAGCCCTACCTCGCTGTGGGTCTCGCCGGAGTCGGGGGACACAGCCAGCGGCCCAGGGCTGGACGGGCTCTCGGACACCGAGCTGGACCGTAGCTCTCCGCCGTTTTCCTGCGAGGGGAGCAGGGAGTGGGCATGAGCAGGGCAGCTCCAACCCTGGGGTTTGGGAACGGCCCCCAGTTATGACTCCCACCCGGGGGTCTGTGAAATCTGTCCTCACCACACGTAATCCCCTGCAAGCTCCAGGCTCATAAATACCTCCAGCGCTCCCCATCCGGGGAGGGGAAGGATTAAACCTCAGCTTGGCTGCCCCGGCTttagcgggaggaggaggaggaggaggagggtggctgcagagctggatGCTACTTCCCTGCAGCAACACAGgggctcccagccctgcagcatcaTGAGGacggaggaggaagaggaggaggaaggcaggcttTGCAGCCACCTCCGTCACATTCAGCCCCATAAACAAGGGCAGGGGGACACCAGCTCCCAGTCCCCTTCCCAGTGGCACCTGCTCTTACGTGGCAGCCTGGGACCACTGTGGTCCCTGGTGGCACCACCCACCCATGGGCAGAGGGGTCACCTAAACAGGCAGGGTCCCTGCCTGGAGAGTGGCACAGATGGGATGAAAAGCAAGACAAGGCTCTCTTACCTTCCCTATATCACCATTGGCAACCGGTTCTGGCAAGGGACCTGCAGGGTGAGGACATGTTTGCTCTGTGCCCTCGCCAATGGGCACAGCAGTGCCCAGCAAAGGCTGTGCGGGGCCAGCGCTCACCCAGCACTGGCCAGGTCCCAAGTTTTTTAACCCACCCCTTGCAGCCATCCCCACAGCACGGGGGATTGCTGCCAGGCACCAGCATATCACCATGATGACAGCCATGACATGGAGCCCAGTGAGACCCCTCCCGTCCTCCCGGGGACCACTGTGACAGCAGCGAGGGGGGGCCACGGCTGAGCCTAGGCTGTGGAGGAGAGCGAAGGGCGGCTGCTGCCTGTTTGCTCCCCGAGCCATAAACCCTGCCAAAGTGCAACCCGGGGCCATAAACCTGCCTTCCTGCAGAGCCCACGTCAGCCCCACCACCCCGGCACGGGGCCCtcaggcaggcagggagatgcCAAGGCTGAGTCACCCTGTTTGGCCCCAGGGTGATGAGATCCCCACCCCTCAGAgactcccccagcacccccaggtttGGTGACAAGGTAGCACAAACCCCGCTCCCTGCAGCACAGTCCCCAGCTCACCTGCCAGGTGCTCCTCGGAGGGCACCACCTTGCATTTCTTGAAGAACTCATCTGTGAGGATGTCCACCACCAGCAGCCTGGTCTCATCACCGCCCGCCTTGATGGCTGCCACCACATCGGCATGCTGCTTGCCCTCCATGCACACCCCGTTCACCTGCGGGCATGGCACCACATCACCACTGGAGCCATGGGACATCGTCCCTCCATCCCACAGGAGCTCCAAAGAGAGGCCAGGCACCAGCCTTCGTACCAGTCACAGCCCCAGCATGGCCACCCCACAGTCCCCACAGGTATCTGCAGCTCGCAGGGATTAGCACCGAAGCCAGCAAAACCTCATTAAAAGCAGATTTTCCTCTGAGTGATTAGCACAGCATCGTACGGGCAAAACTGGCAGGGAGTGCCTGGCAGAGCAGGGATTGGGGGCTGCACGGGCAAGGCACAAAGCCCTCAGGTAATGGCATGGTCCCCAGACACCCCAAAGCTTCATCCCAAACGAGGCAGTAGCCCCACGCCCTGGTGAGCAGCGGGGTTGGAGCTCAGCTGATCCTTGTGTGCCTGGGCCACCATCCCGCCTGGCACAAACCCAGTCCCCACCCTGGTCACGGCTGGCAGCAGGGCTTGAGGCCATCACGCACCTTGTCCTCAGCCTGCCCCACCCCAGGGACAGCCCAGGGACACTCCTGCTCCAGACAGGGGACAGTGCTACTGTCACTTCACCCACAGCTGACTAATTAGTGCTCAGCCCCagccctctgcagtgctgctccccgctccccgccacccacccggctgcaccccTGGGTGGGGACCAACAGGCTGGCACGGGTCGGGCAGCTGCGCCGTGAATCACTGCCAGCACCGGGGACACCGCGCACCGTCCCGGCAAAGGGCACCTCCCTCCAGGCACTGGGATGCGAGGGAGCGGTGAGCTTTTCGGGGACACCCTCCCTGCCCCGGCATACCTCGATGATGCGGTCCTGGGGGgccagccccgccgcctcggccggcgAGTCGGGGTCAACAGCGCGCACGTACTGCCCCGGGCGACTCTTGTCGCTGTGCAGGTTGAAGCCGTAGCCGTTGGGGCCCTTCTTCATGTGGCATAGCCGAGGCCGCAGCTCCTCCTGCAACAGGGACAGCCTGTGGGAATGCTGCTCCCAGACACCCCCTTGACACCCAGGGACAGCACCAGGATCACCAAACGGCTGCTTGGGTGGCAGGGACAGCATCCTCAGGTGGCCACCTGCACCCACAGACACCTTGAGTTGGGACACAGGGTGCCAAAACACCCTGTGAACACAGGCTCTACTTAATTAGTTAGGTGTAGGGCACACTAATTGCAGCAAATTGTTAAAGAAACATGTTGTTATGTCTGTCCCAAGACCATGCTCTTCCTTTTGGGATCAGGATTGCAACTGCCACATGAAGGTGGAGGAGGAAACACAGCCCAGGCTGCTGGGaagcacccccaccccaccccatcccacatGGGAAGCCTCTGCTACTGGTGCAGATCCCTTCCATCACCTCCTTGCAAGGTGCAGCCCCCCCACCATGGCAAACGCAGCCATGGGACCAGCAGGACCCCCCACTGCAAAGCACCCCGCAGCTGTTAACAGCAGGGAAGGGGCACACAGGGCTtgggcaggcagctgggatccAGAGGGAGCAGCCCCGATGCTGAGGCGACCCAATGCCCTGGCACGACCCTCTGCAATTTCAAAACAGAGAAACCAGCTCGACCGGGACAGCACAACACGGCAACACCCAGCTCGTCTGCGCCCAGTTTCACCCCGACCTGTGGATCCGCCAGCACCCGGAGCTGGGGAATGCGACTGCGGCAGCCACGGCCCCGCACCCGACCCCCCCACGAGCCCATCAGCAGCACAAATTCAAATTGTGAGCAGCGGGAAGCATCAGAGGAACCAGGCGACATGAACTGGGCCCTGCACACAGCAGCATCAGATCCGCTCCAACCCCAGCGCCCAAACTtctacatatttataaataaaatggtTTGATTCTGCCTTGACCTCCAGTTCCTGGACTTTGGTCAGGCTCTCCCAGCAGCCAAACCACGCTTAAGCTTCTGAAATATTCCTCACCATGGGAGagttattatttattctttcttctgagattgtttttttctcctttggtgCCCATAGTGTCACTGGGGACACACATTGCAGGAATGTCCCCTACCACACCTGCACTGTGCTGCTCTTTACCCCCTGTACGGCACACACTTCTTGATATGAAaacccctctgctccctgcctggaaAACCTGATCTTTGGGGTGCTGGCACCCCACATCTGACAGCACTGTGGTGGCACAGGGTCCCGCACGGGCCAGGGTGACGCATTTGCAAATCACTAAGCCCAACGCTGCAATAAAATCCCCGTCGTCTTGCACAACGTCTTCCGGCAGGGTCAAGGCCAGCTGCCGCCCCAGCACCGCTCACCAACGCCCCGGGGAGGGAGACACACGTCTGCTGGTGAGCGAAGGTGAGCCCGGGACGCGGCAGCCCTGGCAGCCACGCAGGACCTGCTCCGCCCGTGGCTCGGCAATGTCTGGTGCGAGAGCCCAGCTGCGCCCCGAGGAGCTGGTGGTGTCTCCTCCGCAGACTGGCAGCAGGTTCCCTGGCTGCGTGGAGATTGCGACATCTCGACTTTGTCCCGGACACCCCTCCGTCCCCTCCCTGGGGCTGTGGGCTCTGCCCTGGTCCCGGTGCCTGGGTGGCAGCAGGTTCACAGGGTGCCCGAACTGCTGCAACTGCACCCGCCACCGCAGGCAGCAATGCCTAGTGAGGATGGGACAGGGAAGCCCCACAAGGCCAAAACGCAGGAGCTGGTAGAGCTTGGAGGAAGGCAGCACCTCCACGGgtccctgccctggctctgccccggaAAGGGGGTTCAGGCTCTGCGAGCACCCATGCTCCCAGTGCCCTTGGCAGCACCACGGGGTTGCTCCACGCCGATAGCTTGGGACAAAGCTGGAGGGAGCACCCGGCAAGCCGTGCTGGCAGCGCTCCCaggcaaggaggaggaagaggaggagggaggactTTGCTTCCACTGGTACCAACAAAGCCCCGGCAGCCCAGGCTCCCTGAGACACTGGGGCCATGAATTGGGGGCGAATGGCCCCGCAGGGTGCACAGATGCCTCAGGGCAAGGGGACAGGTCATGGCAGCGAGGGAGGCACCAAGTCCTCaaaggcagcagtgacagcaggaGCACCCAGGGCAAGGGCAGCCTGGCCAAGCTGTGACCcggcccccccagcatccccccaccagtggctggcagctcctccagcccagtgTGCCAGGCTGCCTTCACCCTCCCCAAATCTCTTGTGCCTGCAGAAACCCCGCAGGCAGCCACCATTCTGCCTCCCCgggagaaaaatataaatacatccGATCCTCCAGCAGCTATATCCTGCCCATCCATGGGTGAGCACCCTGCAGCAAGGCACCCCTCCAGCCCCGAAGTGCCCCTGGACAGAAGGGACCCCAAGTGAGAGGTTTGGGGTTGACACCCAGGATAAGGAGAAGCCCCTGGATAGCAGGAAAACGAAAACGCCCCTATTTTCTATGAGCTTTTGTGTCCTCTCCTCCAATGCCAGCAACCCTCTGGCTGCGCTGGGGCACGGATTAGCCAGCAGAGCCTCGTTATGAGCAATTACAATCTCCAACAGGAAGGGCAGCGGGGTAAGCAGGACTCAGCACCCAGCACGGGCATCCCgtgctgcccctctcctctgcACCCAGGGGCAGCAGAGGGACATCACCTGCCCGCAGATATGCCCACTTTGGAAGGGGAGCTCAGCAGCATCACATCTCTATTCCTGCCCCAAAACAGAAACTTGGGGCACCTCCAGATATTTCTCCCTCCAGGATCATGGGGGACCATCCCTCCCCAGGACCTACAGCCACCCAGCTGGATCAGTTGCACCAGTAATGTGGGGACCCCAACCACATGGTATGCCAGGACCCACTCCCAACCCCCCAACAGCAATTTCAGGACAGCTTTTGAAGCCCCAAATCCCAGGAAACTCCCCACAACCCTACAAGCAGCAACAAGCCCATCACCAGCAGCATTACCGGTTAGTCAAAGAGAAACACAACAGCTCTGAGGACGCCTGGGCCAGCAAATTCACATGGGTCCTGAAATCTGGCGCACGCATTCGGGCTTCATACAAAGGGGATGCAAAGCAGCCTCCTTGCAGCATCCCCGTCACGTCCCATTTGACTGGAGCTGCTTTTCATGCAGCTGCCTTGAGAGGAAATTTAATTCATTTCCTAATTAGACACCAGCTACCCCCAGTGCAATGCTCCCGGATGGAGGGATCTGCTCCCTCTTACACCCTaaaacccagccctgggaggCTCACCGGCTTTTACGAGGAGGGAtga
The sequence above is drawn from the Athene noctua chromosome 18, bAthNoc1.hap1.1, whole genome shotgun sequence genome and encodes:
- the NHERF1 gene encoding Na(+)/H(+) exchange regulatory cofactor NHE-RF1 isoform X2, producing MSSSAGPAARLCRLERGPDGYGFHLHGEKGKPGQFIRLVEAGSPAERSGLRAGDRLLEVDGENVERESHQQVVERIRAAAGAVSLLVVDPVADEQLQKRSGTDPEPPVGGGQAAPEPAEPPAREPSGSGQREELRPRLCHMKKGPNGYGFNLHSDKSRPGQYVRAVDPDSPAEAAGLAPQDRIIEVNGVCMEGKQHADVVAAIKAGGDETRLLVVDILTDEFFKKCKVVPSEEHLAGKRRRATVQLGVREPVQPWAAGCVPRLRRDPQRG